The following proteins come from a genomic window of Mycolicibacterium rufum:
- the nadC gene encoding carboxylating nicotinate-nucleotide diphosphorylase, which yields MTALSTDEIADARALIARALDEDLRYGPDVTTLATVAADATTTGSVVAREAGVLAGGEIALIVFDEVLGADGYRVTHRVPDGTRLEAGGAALTVEAPTRGLLTAERTMLNLLCHLSGIATATAAWVDAVSGTSAQIRDTRKTLPGLRSLQKYAVRVGGGVNHRLGLGDAALIKDNHVAAAGSVVAALRQVRAAAPELPCEVEVDSLEQLDEVLAEGVELVLLDNFPVWQTQIAVQRRAARSPHTKLESSGGLSLDTAAEYAGTGVDYLAVGALTHSVRVLDLGLDL from the coding sequence ATGACCGCGCTGTCGACCGACGAGATCGCCGACGCCCGAGCGCTGATCGCGCGCGCACTCGACGAGGACCTGCGCTACGGACCCGACGTCACGACCCTGGCCACCGTGGCCGCCGACGCCACCACCACGGGCTCGGTGGTGGCCCGCGAGGCGGGCGTGCTCGCCGGCGGCGAGATCGCGCTGATCGTGTTCGACGAAGTCCTCGGCGCCGACGGCTACCGGGTGACGCACCGGGTGCCCGACGGCACCCGGCTCGAGGCGGGCGGTGCGGCGCTGACCGTGGAGGCCCCCACGCGCGGTCTGCTGACCGCCGAGCGGACCATGCTGAACCTGCTCTGCCACCTGTCGGGCATCGCGACCGCGACGGCCGCCTGGGTCGACGCGGTGTCGGGGACCTCGGCGCAGATCCGGGACACCCGCAAGACGCTGCCCGGGCTGCGGTCGCTGCAGAAGTACGCCGTTCGGGTCGGCGGCGGCGTCAACCACCGGCTGGGACTGGGCGACGCGGCGCTGATCAAGGACAACCACGTCGCGGCCGCCGGTTCCGTGGTGGCCGCGCTGCGCCAGGTCCGCGCCGCCGCGCCGGAACTGCCCTGCGAGGTCGAGGTCGACTCGCTCGAACAACTCGACGAGGTACTGGCCGAAGGGGTGGAACTGGTGCTGCTGGACAACTTCCCGGTGTGGCAGACCCAGATCGCGGTGCAGCGGCGCGCCGCCCGCTCGCCGCACACCAAGCTGGAGTCCTCTGGCGGCCTGTCGCTGGACACCGCCGCGGAGTACGCCGGCACCGGGGTCGACTACCTGGCGGTCGGTGCGCTCACCCACTCGGTGCGGGTGCTCGACCTCGGGCTGGACCTGTAG